Proteins from one Oscillatoria nigro-viridis PCC 7112 genomic window:
- a CDS encoding DUF3536 domain-containing protein, with the protein MVSISTTQSDVLPLSSPTVTAATQSSVAAATGVCVTVHGHFYQPPRENPYLDAIERQASASPAHDWNERIDIECYRPNAFARILNDRGEVAGIVNNYEYMSFNIGPTLMSWLERYDTEVYQRILEADRKSCQRLNGHGNAIAQVYNHIIMPLANERDKYTQIRWGIADFRSRFDREPEGMWLAETAVDYATLEVLVAEGIRFIVLAPSQAERCRPLIGQNHEGEPAENSEWHEVGGGQIDPTRPYRCYLKPEMRLMADHQLSPLSTHHFGRRHFQNSEATPANTPYIDIFFYDGPISRDMGFNDVLSSSHHLVGRLGQAVRGDHRPAQLICVATDGETFGHHKNGTEKCLAYAFTEEFPRRGWTVTNFAHYLSQNPSAWEVELKPVTAWSCSHGVDRWQDDCGCGGGGEWNQKWRRPLRDTLNWLRDRLIPIYEEAGRKLLSDPWKARDEYIEVIRDRSPANVDSFLERHQVRPLDAGEQVDALRLLEMQRHTLLMFTSCGWFFEEISRPEGVQILRYAARALELAGEVTGVQLEKDFVAQLALVPSNVDYFTTGAEVYRKLVVTAQISLRQVAAHYAISSLFAKYPREQRVYCYQAGQQDFQIQRMGSMTLAVGQLQLTSEITRETEVFVFAALHLGGWDFHCCIQPFGSRRSYTMLKERLFGVMQEASAAHAILEMVRLFGDQSFSLRDLFAEERHRIVQLLSQENLTRLDQLYTQVYRENYGVMMAFHRDELPVPVELQVAAEVALGHRCLTAAKALEVETEDVEPLLAEIEAIATESGHLRCRLNVPEVKQILEKMVWRSLDALLQAGSGVEDRSPVQLEAEIRTIERLIAVGDRLSLGLCLDKSQELYFDSLYSQIVPLCLGWLQRQDASAGETAGAAVALEIARSGGGWELSSIRQLLELGQTLAVDVECWLNQLSK; encoded by the coding sequence ATGGTTTCGATTTCTACAACTCAATCCGATGTGCTGCCTTTGTCTTCGCCAACCGTTACGGCTGCAACCCAAAGCAGTGTGGCTGCTGCAACTGGGGTGTGCGTGACGGTTCACGGTCACTTTTACCAGCCGCCCCGGGAAAACCCTTATCTGGACGCGATCGAACGCCAAGCCAGCGCCTCTCCAGCCCACGACTGGAACGAACGCATTGACATCGAGTGCTACCGCCCGAACGCCTTTGCCCGCATACTCAACGATCGCGGCGAAGTCGCGGGGATCGTCAACAACTACGAGTATATGAGCTTCAACATCGGGCCCACCCTGATGAGCTGGCTGGAACGCTACGACACGGAAGTCTACCAGCGGATTCTGGAGGCCGATCGCAAAAGCTGTCAGCGGCTCAACGGTCACGGCAACGCGATCGCCCAAGTCTACAATCACATCATCATGCCGCTGGCTAACGAGCGAGACAAATACACCCAAATTCGCTGGGGGATCGCTGATTTTCGCTCCCGGTTCGATCGCGAGCCCGAAGGAATGTGGCTCGCCGAAACCGCAGTAGACTACGCCACTCTGGAAGTTTTGGTCGCTGAAGGCATCCGCTTCATTGTCTTAGCCCCCTCCCAAGCCGAACGCTGCCGCCCGCTAATCGGGCAAAACCACGAAGGGGAACCAGCCGAAAATTCCGAATGGCACGAAGTCGGCGGCGGCCAAATCGATCCGACTCGCCCCTACCGCTGCTATTTGAAGCCGGAAATGCGGTTAATGGCTGACCACCAACTCTCCCCACTGAGCACTCACCATTTTGGCCGCAGACACTTCCAAAATTCCGAAGCCACACCTGCCAACACTCCCTACATTGATATCTTTTTCTACGACGGCCCGATCTCGCGGGATATGGGCTTCAACGACGTTCTCAGCAGCAGCCACCACTTGGTGGGGCGCTTGGGTCAAGCAGTGCGGGGAGACCACCGACCGGCTCAATTAATCTGCGTGGCGACGGACGGCGAAACTTTCGGCCACCACAAAAACGGTACCGAAAAATGCCTCGCCTACGCCTTCACAGAAGAGTTTCCCCGCCGCGGCTGGACGGTGACTAATTTTGCTCATTATTTAAGTCAAAATCCGAGCGCTTGGGAAGTGGAACTCAAACCCGTGACGGCCTGGAGTTGCTCTCACGGGGTCGATCGCTGGCAAGATGATTGCGGCTGCGGCGGCGGCGGCGAGTGGAACCAAAAATGGCGCCGCCCTTTGCGGGATACTCTCAATTGGCTGCGCGATCGGCTGATTCCGATTTACGAAGAAGCGGGGCGCAAGCTGTTGAGCGATCCCTGGAAAGCCAGAGATGAATATATTGAGGTCATCCGCGATCGATCGCCCGCTAACGTTGACAGTTTCCTCGAACGCCATCAAGTCCGCCCCCTCGATGCCGGAGAACAGGTGGACGCCCTGCGACTGCTGGAAATGCAGCGCCACACCTTGTTAATGTTCACTAGCTGCGGCTGGTTTTTTGAAGAAATCTCGCGGCCAGAAGGCGTGCAAATTCTGCGCTACGCGGCCCGGGCGCTGGAATTGGCGGGCGAAGTTACCGGCGTCCAGCTAGAAAAGGATTTTGTCGCTCAACTAGCCCTCGTACCCAGCAACGTTGACTATTTCACAACAGGGGCCGAAGTTTACCGCAAACTGGTGGTGACAGCCCAAATTAGTCTCAGACAAGTGGCCGCCCACTACGCCATCAGTTCTCTGTTTGCCAAATATCCCCGCGAACAGCGAGTTTACTGCTATCAGGCCGGGCAGCAAGATTTCCAAATTCAGCGCATGGGCTCGATGACTCTGGCTGTGGGTCAATTGCAGTTAACCTCGGAAATTACGCGGGAAACAGAGGTTTTTGTGTTTGCTGCGCTCCACCTCGGCGGCTGGGACTTCCACTGCTGCATTCAGCCTTTTGGCAGCCGCCGGTCTTACACTATGCTCAAAGAGCGGTTGTTTGGAGTTATGCAAGAAGCTTCGGCGGCCCACGCCATTCTGGAAATGGTGCGGCTGTTTGGGGATCAGTCCTTTAGCTTGCGGGATTTATTCGCTGAGGAACGCCACCGGATCGTGCAGTTGCTGAGTCAGGAAAATTTGACTCGGTTGGATCAGCTTTACACTCAGGTTTACCGCGAAAATTACGGGGTGATGATGGCGTTCCACCGAGACGAGTTGCCGGTGCCGGTAGAGTTGCAGGTGGCTGCGGAGGTGGCTTTGGGACACCGCTGTTTGACGGCGGCCAAGGCCCTGGAAGTGGAAACGGAGGATGTGGAACCGCTGCTGGCCGAAATTGAGGCGATCGCCACTGAAAGCGGCCACCTCCGCTGTCGGTTGAACGTTCCCGAAGTCAAGCAAATTTTGGAAAAGATGGTTTGGCGATCGCTAGACGCGCTGCTGCAAGCAGGATCGGGCGTGGAGGACCGCTCGCCTGTCCAGTTAGAAGCTGAGATCCGCACGATCGAGCGTTTGATCGCTGTGGGCGATCGGCTGAGTCTGGGTTTGTGTTTGGACAAATCGCAGGAACTGTATTTCGATTCTCTGTACAGTCAAATTGTGCCTTTGTGTTTGGGCTGGCTGCAACGGCAAGATGCCTCGGCGGGCGAAACTGCGGGGGCTGCTGTTGCCTTGGAGATTGCGCGTTCAGGCGGCGGCTGGGAGTTGTCTTCGATCCGGCAGTTGCTGGAGTTGGGTCAAACCTTGGCTGTTGATGTTGAGTGTTGGTTAAATCAGTTAAGTAAATAG
- a CDS encoding alpha/beta fold hydrolase yields the protein MRSTNIKGPIGTIHIIEASPPVTAAESDSLPVVFVHGMAVSASIWEAQLARVARTRRAIALDMRGHGDSAPPEDGNYAPASCAADVVAVLDGLGLDRAAIVGHSFGACIALATAASAPHRIAQLILVDPPGDFTRVPADVYEARIVPYQRALETEDWRAAVETSFNEALTGSRAQTRDRILACLAATPQDCLSGMSRGMFAFEAVDALDRYLAAPGTRAHAIIATSNTFPFSLHILRPTLTTTTIADTGHWLMLDAPEAFARELDICLEGVS from the coding sequence ATGCGATCGACAAATATCAAAGGACCGATCGGCACTATTCACATCATCGAAGCCAGCCCCCCTGTCACCGCTGCGGAATCCGACTCACTGCCGGTGGTGTTCGTGCACGGTATGGCGGTTTCCGCGAGCATCTGGGAGGCGCAGCTTGCCCGTGTCGCCCGTACCCGACGCGCGATCGCCCTTGACATGCGGGGACACGGCGATTCTGCACCGCCGGAGGACGGCAACTATGCGCCCGCCTCCTGTGCAGCGGATGTTGTGGCGGTACTAGATGGGCTGGGACTCGATCGAGCGGCGATCGTCGGGCACAGTTTCGGTGCTTGTATCGCCCTCGCCACAGCAGCCAGCGCACCGCACCGCATCGCGCAGTTGATTCTAGTAGACCCACCTGGAGACTTTACCAGAGTTCCCGCAGACGTTTACGAGGCAAGGATCGTCCCCTACCAGAGGGCTCTGGAGACGGAGGATTGGCGGGCTGCTGTGGAAACCAGCTTCAACGAGGCGCTGACAGGAAGCAGGGCCCAGACGCGCGATCGGATACTCGCTTGCTTGGCGGCGACTCCGCAGGATTGCCTGTCTGGAATGTCTCGCGGGATGTTTGCCTTTGAAGCAGTTGATGCTCTCGATCGCTACCTAGCAGCCCCTGGAACACGGGCCCACGCGATTATTGCTACCTCAAACACTTTTCCGTTCAGCCTCCACATCCTCCGTCCCACACTGACGACAACTACGATCGCCGATACTGGACACTGGCTGATGCTGGATGCGCCAGAGGCCTTTGCTAGGGAACTTGATATCTGTTTGGAAGGTGTTTCATAG
- a CDS encoding DUF2442 domain-containing protein: MLKDITSVQPLENYQLHLKFEDNQEGVVDISQLIEFTGIFAPLQDLTYFNQVKLNPEWGTIYWENGADLDPDVLYCIVTNQIISTYEKASFR, translated from the coding sequence ATGCTCAAAGATATTACCTCTGTTCAACCATTAGAAAACTATCAACTTCACCTCAAGTTTGAAGATAACCAAGAGGGAGTAGTTGACATCAGCCAATTAATCGAATTTACCGGAATCTTCGCCCCCCTGCAAGACTTGACTTACTTTAACCAAGTCAAACTCAATCCCGAATGGGGGACAATTTACTGGGAAAATGGAGCGGATTTAGACCCCGATGTTCTCTACTGCATTGTCACCAATCAAATAATATCAACCTATGAAAAAGCTTCCTTCAGATGA
- a CDS encoding Hsp70 family protein, whose product MSIVIGIDLGTTFSAMAYMKDGKSEIIPNSEGERITPSVVFFDDDNSIPVGTFAKNVAVSEGDRVVQFIKRRMGDDYALDRQGREWRPEDISALILKKLKQDAESYLNTPIRDAVITVPAYFDDRKRMATKTAGEIAGLNVLQIINEPTAAAMEFTASQEVQNKTILVYDLGGGTFDVTIMRVDGKKIDVIATGGDHQLGGKDIDDCTIAYFQEEFQKATRADPLKSLAGQQRLRNEAEEAKKRLSSNSTTRVALDVEGRQANFKITQAKFEDLIDELLVRAEMNVELVLDDANLTPQQIDEVLLVGGSSRIPAVSKRLTKIFGKEPLKTVNPDEVVAQGAAILAQSLAIESGQAVPTPNTVLPQFSDVCSHSLGVVSLNERGVPENSVIIPKNSTIPCKFSESYGTVRDNQPGVDIQILQGEDRDPEYCTQLGIARIENLPPSPSGSEVEITFAYDASGILSVTGIFVPTGQKVSTTIKVQGTMSPEETKRSQEEIKKRNIE is encoded by the coding sequence ATGAGCATTGTTATTGGCATCGATCTAGGAACAACATTTTCAGCGATGGCTTACATGAAAGATGGCAAGTCTGAAATTATTCCTAATAGTGAAGGCGAGAGAATTACCCCATCGGTTGTATTTTTTGATGATGATAACAGCATACCTGTCGGTACTTTTGCGAAAAACGTTGCTGTCTCAGAGGGCGATCGAGTCGTGCAATTTATCAAGCGCCGCATGGGTGATGACTATGCGCTCGATCGACAGGGACGCGAATGGCGACCTGAAGACATTTCTGCTTTAATTCTGAAAAAACTCAAACAAGATGCAGAATCTTATCTCAATACCCCTATTCGGGATGCAGTAATTACAGTTCCCGCCTATTTCGACGATCGAAAAAGGATGGCGACTAAAACGGCTGGAGAAATTGCGGGACTCAACGTACTCCAAATTATTAACGAGCCTACTGCGGCGGCTATGGAATTTACTGCTAGCCAAGAAGTGCAAAACAAAACGATACTCGTTTACGATTTGGGTGGTGGCACATTTGATGTTACGATCATGCGAGTTGATGGCAAAAAAATTGATGTAATTGCTACGGGTGGTGACCATCAACTCGGTGGAAAAGATATTGACGATTGTACGATTGCTTACTTTCAGGAAGAGTTCCAAAAAGCCACGCGAGCCGATCCTTTAAAATCTTTAGCGGGTCAGCAGAGGCTCCGAAATGAGGCAGAAGAAGCTAAAAAACGGCTATCTTCTAATTCTACTACACGGGTTGCTCTTGATGTAGAAGGTCGTCAAGCCAATTTTAAAATTACTCAAGCTAAGTTTGAAGACTTAATTGATGAGTTGCTTGTTCGCGCCGAAATGAATGTTGAGTTAGTTCTAGATGATGCTAATTTAACTCCCCAGCAAATTGATGAGGTTCTCTTAGTAGGAGGTTCAAGTCGTATCCCAGCAGTTAGCAAACGGCTCACAAAAATATTTGGCAAAGAGCCATTGAAAACAGTTAACCCTGATGAGGTTGTAGCTCAAGGTGCAGCAATTTTAGCTCAAAGCTTGGCGATTGAATCGGGTCAGGCAGTTCCTACTCCCAATACAGTTTTGCCTCAATTTTCGGATGTTTGCTCTCATAGCTTGGGAGTTGTGAGTCTCAATGAGCGTGGAGTGCCGGAAAACTCGGTAATTATTCCCAAAAATAGTACAATTCCTTGCAAATTTTCAGAAAGCTACGGAACAGTTAGAGACAATCAGCCTGGTGTCGATATTCAAATTTTGCAAGGAGAGGACAGAGATCCAGAATATTGCACGCAATTAGGGATTGCGCGGATAGAAAATCTTCCACCTTCACCGAGCGGTTCAGAAGTAGAAATTACCTTTGCTTACGATGCTAGTGGGATTCTAAGTGTGACGGGTATTTTTGTTCCCACCGGGCAGAAAGTAAGTACAACAATTAAAGTTCAAGGAACTATGTCGCCAGAAGAAACTAAACGCAGTCAGGAAGAAATTAAAAAACGCAATATTGAGTAG
- a CDS encoding DUF4160 domain-containing protein: MPELSRFLGIIITMYYNDHPPPHFHVRYNQQKGSISMKAALR, translated from the coding sequence ATGCCCGAACTCAGCAGATTTTTAGGCATCATCATCACGATGTACTATAACGACCACCCGCCCCCGCACTTTCATGTCCGCTACAATCAACAAAAAGGGAGCATCTCAATGAAAGCAGCCCTCCGCTAG
- a CDS encoding YdcF family protein, with product MFVFLSKLLPLFIYPLGLSCLLMMAALITLWKRPKWAAAPIAAALIILLLGSSGWVSKSLVRSLEWQNLPTAELPQAEAIIVLGGGVKAALPPRPWVELAEAGDRIIYGSRLYKQGKAPLLILSGGRVDWKGGGPPESADMAEIAQTMGVPASAILQDPDSNNTYQNAVNVRKILDAKAIKGPVLLVTSAMHMTRSLLIFQRQGIKAIAAPTDFQITQQDIAASQNNWQAVALDLLPDTYELNQSTKALKEYIGLIVYRLRGWL from the coding sequence ATGTTTGTATTTTTATCGAAACTCCTGCCGCTGTTTATTTATCCTTTGGGGTTGAGTTGCCTGTTAATGATGGCGGCTTTAATCACACTTTGGAAGCGTCCGAAATGGGCGGCGGCGCCAATTGCTGCGGCTCTAATTATTTTATTACTCGGAAGTAGCGGTTGGGTTTCAAAATCGTTAGTTCGATCGCTCGAATGGCAAAACTTACCAACCGCCGAACTCCCCCAAGCTGAAGCGATTATCGTCTTGGGCGGCGGTGTCAAAGCAGCTTTACCTCCCCGTCCTTGGGTAGAATTAGCGGAAGCGGGCGATCGAATAATCTACGGTTCCCGACTTTACAAGCAAGGCAAAGCTCCGCTGCTCATTCTCAGCGGCGGTAGAGTAGATTGGAAAGGCGGGGGGCCTCCCGAATCGGCAGACATGGCAGAAATTGCCCAAACAATGGGTGTACCGGCATCAGCAATTCTGCAAGACCCCGATTCAAATAACACTTATCAAAATGCTGTCAACGTGCGGAAAATTTTAGATGCTAAAGCTATAAAAGGGCCAGTTTTGCTAGTGACATCGGCGATGCACATGACTCGATCGCTCTTAATTTTCCAGCGTCAAGGAATAAAAGCAATTGCCGCACCAACAGACTTCCAGATTACGCAGCAGGATATCGCAGCATCCCAAAACAATTGGCAAGCAGTCGCCTTGGATTTATTGCCGGATACTTATGAGTTAAACCAGTCAACTAAAGCTTTGAAAGAATACATCGGCTTAATCGTTTATCGGCTGCGGGGATGGCTGTAA
- a CDS encoding DUF4160 domain-containing protein, translated as MEGKLSPRLLGLVVEWAALHQTELMQNWQLARLQTPLEPIAPLE; from the coding sequence ATAGAAGGCAAACTTTCCCCTCGCCTCTTAGGATTAGTTGTAGAATGGGCTGCCCTTCATCAAACAGAGCTCATGCAAAACTGGCAACTTGCCAGACTTCAAACACCATTAGAACCTATTGCCCCTTTGGAATAA
- a CDS encoding DUF4365 domain-containing protein, which yields MNANTQKEEFSYAYVYAVAAAAGYSFQIAPRPLDAEGVDVIITGLGASQSTRRPRLDVQIKCTSRKLLDNEIIRYPLEVKNYEELRLENPFVPRILIIVLVPDSQEDWLRQSQQELSLRYCGYWASLRGLPPTQNQNTVTVQISIQNIFNTDALKTLMQRIESGELL from the coding sequence ATGAACGCCAACACCCAAAAAGAGGAATTCAGCTATGCTTATGTTTATGCCGTAGCAGCCGCAGCAGGCTACTCATTCCAAATAGCCCCGCGTCCCTTAGATGCAGAAGGAGTTGACGTAATTATTACAGGTTTGGGAGCATCACAATCAACGCGCCGCCCTCGCCTAGATGTCCAAATAAAATGCACCTCCAGAAAATTACTGGATAATGAAATTATCCGATATCCCCTAGAAGTTAAAAACTATGAAGAATTAAGGCTAGAAAACCCTTTCGTCCCCCGCATTCTGATTATCGTTTTAGTACCCGACAGCCAAGAGGATTGGTTGCGCCAATCTCAACAAGAACTCTCCCTGCGCTATTGTGGCTACTGGGCATCATTGCGAGGGCTACCGCCCACCCAAAATCAAAACACTGTCACTGTTCAAATATCCATACAAAACATTTTCAACACAGACGCTTTAAAAACTCTCATGCAGCGCATTGAATCAGGAGAACTCCTATGA
- a CDS encoding ferredoxin-thioredoxin reductase variable chain encodes MKVGDRVCIKNSVVVYHHPQNRSQPFDIKGMEGEVVAIVHEWHGRPVSANWPILVQFDKKFRAHLKEDEVELISSEV; translated from the coding sequence ATGAAAGTTGGCGATCGCGTTTGCATTAAAAACTCTGTTGTTGTCTACCACCACCCTCAAAATCGCAGTCAACCATTTGATATTAAGGGTATGGAAGGAGAAGTCGTGGCGATCGTTCACGAATGGCACGGCCGACCTGTCAGTGCTAATTGGCCGATTCTAGTACAATTTGACAAAAAATTTCGAGCTCACCTCAAAGAGGATGAGGTCGAATTGATATCTTCGGAAGTCTAG
- a CDS encoding Uma2 family endonuclease — MVTTTLTPPQQSSEEKLITLTGIKWSTFKAIISDVGDGRAWRIAYAEGVLEIRMPLPKHERPKVMLELFIGALADELEIEAMSLGALTLEREDLTRAIEPDTCFYIQNESLVRDKDEINLAADPPPDLVVESDYTSSSLNKFSIYGALGVPEIWRYRNQCLQVYQLVEGNYEERENSWAFPFLPIAEIPGLIEQSKSIGQRAAVRLFRDRVREVLAQ, encoded by the coding sequence ATGGTAACAACCACATTGACTCCTCCTCAACAAAGTAGCGAGGAAAAATTAATTACTTTGACAGGCATTAAATGGTCAACATTTAAAGCGATAATATCTGATGTCGGCGACGGTAGAGCGTGGAGAATTGCTTATGCTGAAGGAGTTTTAGAAATCAGAATGCCCTTACCTAAACATGAAAGACCTAAAGTCATGCTGGAACTATTTATTGGAGCTTTAGCAGATGAATTAGAAATTGAAGCTATGAGCCTCGGTGCGTTGACTCTGGAACGGGAAGATTTAACTCGTGCTATTGAACCGGATACTTGTTTTTACATTCAAAATGAATCTTTAGTTAGAGATAAAGATGAAATTAATTTAGCGGCCGATCCGCCACCGGATTTAGTAGTAGAATCAGACTACACAAGTTCTTCTTTGAATAAGTTCTCAATTTATGGTGCTCTGGGTGTGCCTGAAATCTGGAGATATCGCAATCAATGTCTTCAAGTGTATCAATTGGTTGAGGGTAATTACGAAGAGAGGGAGAACAGTTGGGCTTTTCCGTTTTTGCCGATCGCCGAAATTCCGGGTTTGATAGAGCAAAGTAAAAGTATTGGACAAAGGGCGGCTGTGCGTTTATTTCGGGACAGGGTGAGGGAAGTTTTGGCGCAGTGA
- a CDS encoding bifunctional aminoglycoside phosphotransferase/ATP-binding protein, with product MTSLPPLIQQMLQPGFYPHGVIEPVQLIQTHASFVLLTGYYTYKIKKPVNFGFLDYSTLEKRQHFCNEELLLNRRTAPEIYLEVLPIVQIGDSFQFGSNLPATTPAEVAVEYALKMREFPQDSLLLSLLENGLLTEQIMADLGREVAKFHSTAISNSYIRTFGEVSQIRVAIDNNYLISQKYIGGPQTQAQYQETKDYTDAFFAENQELFNLRIANNKIRECHGDMHLRNIALWQDKILLFDCIEFNEPFRFVDVMYDVAFTVMDLESRGRRDLGNAFLNTYIEQTGDWEGLQLLPLYLSRQAYVRAKVTSFMLDDAAISTAQKAEISHTAAHYYKLAWEYTQPHRGKLTLMSGLSGSGKSTAARYLARRTGAIHIRSDAVRKHLGGIPLNESGGQDLYSDEMTAQTYGRLLELGIILADRGWDVILDAKFDRQNLRTDAINQAQSHGLPLQIIYCTAPIEVLRERLQQRRGDIADATAELLSSQQAAFEPFTELEQISVNIVDTLQDLEVQLNLICGE from the coding sequence ATGACTTCTCTCCCACCTCTGATTCAGCAAATGTTGCAGCCCGGTTTTTACCCGCACGGGGTGATAGAACCAGTGCAGCTAATTCAGACTCACGCTTCCTTTGTCCTGCTGACAGGATATTATACTTACAAAATCAAGAAACCCGTCAACTTTGGCTTTTTGGACTATTCAACATTGGAGAAACGGCAGCATTTCTGCAACGAAGAATTGCTGCTGAACCGACGCACTGCACCGGAAATTTATCTAGAAGTTTTGCCAATCGTTCAAATTGGGGATTCATTTCAATTTGGCAGCAACTTACCTGCTACAACTCCGGCTGAAGTTGCTGTAGAATACGCACTGAAAATGCGGGAGTTTCCTCAAGATTCGCTGTTGCTTAGTTTGTTGGAAAACGGACTGTTGACCGAGCAAATTATGGCAGACTTAGGCAGGGAAGTTGCCAAGTTTCACAGCACGGCAATTAGTAATAGCTACATTCGCACATTTGGCGAAGTCAGTCAGATTCGGGTCGCAATAGACAACAATTACCTGATTTCGCAAAAATATATCGGCGGGCCGCAGACTCAGGCACAATATCAGGAAACTAAAGATTATACTGATGCGTTTTTTGCGGAAAATCAAGAGTTATTTAACCTGCGGATTGCCAATAATAAAATTCGCGAGTGCCACGGAGATATGCACTTGCGGAATATAGCATTGTGGCAAGATAAAATATTGCTATTCGACTGCATTGAATTTAACGAGCCTTTTCGCTTTGTTGATGTCATGTACGATGTGGCTTTTACAGTAATGGATTTGGAATCGCGGGGGCGCAGAGACTTAGGCAATGCTTTTCTCAATACTTACATCGAACAAACAGGGGATTGGGAAGGACTGCAACTGTTGCCTCTGTATTTGAGCCGTCAAGCTTATGTTAGAGCGAAAGTAACTTCGTTCATGTTGGACGATGCCGCTATTTCCACAGCCCAAAAAGCAGAGATTTCACATACTGCCGCTCATTACTATAAACTGGCTTGGGAATACACACAACCGCACCGGGGAAAGTTAACTTTGATGTCCGGTTTGTCCGGTTCTGGCAAGAGTACAGCAGCTCGATATTTGGCGCGCCGCACTGGGGCAATTCACATTCGCTCGGATGCGGTTCGCAAACATTTAGGCGGAATTCCTTTAAATGAAAGCGGGGGGCAAGATTTGTACTCGGATGAAATGACCGCGCAGACTTATGGTAGATTGTTAGAGTTGGGTATAATTTTGGCTGACCGAGGTTGGGATGTGATTTTAGATGCAAAGTTCGATCGCCAAAACTTGAGAACCGATGCGATTAATCAGGCTCAATCCCACGGCTTGCCCCTGCAAATCATTTACTGCACCGCACCAATTGAAGTATTGCGAGAACGGCTGCAACAGCGCCGGGGCGATATTGCGGACGCGACGGCAGAACTATTGAGTTCGCAGCAAGCAGCTTTTGAACCTTTTACAGAATTAGAGCAAATTTCTGTAAACATTGTAGATACCCTGCAAGACTTAGAGGTACAATTAAACTTAATTTGTGGGGAGTAG
- a CDS encoding adenosine kinase produces the protein MTENNQAKNNQDSRSVDVFGVGNALVDILALVEDEFVLGHGLNRGGMTLMNSERQGGILHDLEHNSLQMRSGGSAANTMIGLAQSGGKAYYSGKVAKDTNGEFYRQDLLAAGIDFNVHPAAESNGPTGTCVVLTTPDAERTMCTNLGVSTTLAATDIDVDRLAHCKYSYVEGYLWDAPDPRKASIETMEQSKRLGVKVAFTFSDGFLVDRFADDFHKVVSEYCDVIFCNSDEVRSFFKEESLEECARKMSEISDLAFITNGEKGCMVVENKQIVDVAGFPVKAIDTVGAGDAFAGGVLFGITNGLSSTQAARWGNFLASLVVQIHGPRLEGSQAHLLSEVISG, from the coding sequence ATGACAGAAAATAATCAAGCAAAAAACAATCAAGATTCCCGTTCCGTGGATGTGTTTGGCGTAGGCAATGCCCTTGTAGACATCCTAGCATTGGTGGAAGATGAATTTGTACTCGGCCACGGGCTGAATCGCGGCGGGATGACGCTGATGAATTCGGAAAGGCAGGGGGGGATTTTGCACGATTTAGAGCACAATTCGCTGCAAATGCGATCGGGGGGTTCGGCGGCAAATACGATGATTGGTTTGGCTCAGAGTGGCGGTAAAGCGTATTATTCGGGGAAGGTTGCTAAGGATACTAACGGGGAATTTTACCGCCAAGATTTGCTGGCGGCGGGGATTGATTTTAACGTGCATCCTGCTGCTGAGTCGAACGGGCCTACGGGTACTTGTGTAGTGCTGACTACGCCGGATGCGGAACGCACGATGTGTACTAATCTGGGGGTTTCTACTACTCTGGCTGCGACTGATATCGATGTCGATCGACTGGCTCACTGCAAGTACAGTTATGTTGAGGGCTATCTTTGGGATGCTCCAGACCCTAGAAAGGCTAGCATTGAGACGATGGAACAGTCTAAGCGCCTGGGTGTGAAGGTGGCTTTTACTTTTTCGGATGGCTTTTTAGTCGATCGATTTGCTGATGATTTTCACAAGGTGGTTTCGGAATATTGCGATGTGATTTTTTGCAATTCTGATGAAGTTCGGAGCTTTTTTAAGGAGGAATCTCTGGAAGAGTGCGCTCGGAAAATGAGCGAGATTTCCGATTTGGCTTTTATCACTAATGGGGAAAAAGGCTGCATGGTGGTGGAGAACAAACAGATTGTTGATGTGGCTGGATTTCCGGTAAAGGCGATCGATACTGTGGGTGCTGGGGATGCTTTTGCGGGGGGTGTTTTGTTTGGAATTACTAATGGTTTGAGTTCTACACAAGCGGCTCGTTGGGGCAATTTCTTGGCTTCTCTGGTGGTGCAGATTCACGGGCCTCGACTTGAGGGTTCTCAGGCTCATCTTTTGAGTGAGGTGATTTCTGGTTAG